The [Actinobacillus] rossii genome contains a region encoding:
- the dmlR_1 gene encoding LysR family transcriptional regulator codes for MDKLTAIKVFLTVAETGSFTATAEQLEISKPMISRYVALMEEWLNARLFQRSTRKVALTDAGEQAVLFCQRIANLTAEMEQEMMAQQGELRGALRVTSSQTFGTYHLVQMVNRFLQLHPKLNIQLLLNDQTMDLISERIDLAIRITNTPDPNFIARKLADCHSLLVATPDYLAQFGTPKQPEDLYQHHYLSHHNINRKAWKCTQGEQEVLLDLNSRFTTNDTQALLNAVLDGNGIAMLPKYMLETELQQGKLQAVLTDWQLPTFSIYAIYPSRDKLPLAVRKLIDFLVESFEGKAW; via the coding sequence ATGGACAAACTCACCGCCATCAAGGTCTTTCTGACCGTTGCCGAAACAGGCAGTTTTACCGCCACCGCAGAACAATTAGAAATTTCCAAACCGATGATTAGCCGTTATGTTGCTTTAATGGAAGAATGGCTAAATGCCCGACTGTTTCAGCGTTCCACCCGCAAAGTCGCCCTGACAGACGCAGGCGAACAAGCGGTGCTTTTTTGCCAAAGAATTGCAAACTTAACCGCAGAGATGGAACAAGAAATGATGGCACAACAGGGCGAATTGCGTGGCGCGTTGCGTGTCACAAGTAGCCAAACTTTCGGGACGTATCATTTAGTGCAAATGGTCAATCGCTTTTTGCAGTTACACCCGAAGTTGAATATTCAGCTGTTGCTTAACGATCAAACGATGGATTTAATCAGCGAGCGGATCGATCTTGCCATTCGGATTACCAACACCCCCGACCCGAATTTTATCGCCCGAAAACTTGCCGATTGCCATTCATTACTGGTGGCAACGCCCGATTATTTGGCACAGTTCGGCACGCCAAAACAGCCTGAAGATTTGTATCAACATCACTATTTGTCGCACCACAACATCAATCGCAAAGCGTGGAAATGTACGCAAGGGGAACAGGAAGTGTTGCTCGACTTAAATAGTCGCTTCACCACCAACGATACCCAAGCCTTGCTCAACGCCGTGCTAGACGGGAACGGCATTGCGATGTTACCGAAATATATGCTGGAAACCGAACTGCAACAGGGCAAACTGCAAGCCGTCCTAACCGACTGGCAACTGCCGACATTCAGTATTTATGCGATCTATCCATCAAGGGATAAACTCCCCCTTGCTGTCAGAAAATTGATTGATTTTTTGGTGGAGAGTTTTGAAGGGAAGGCGTGGTAA
- a CDS encoding DNA-binding protein → MNNQIQLYTSADGKISLQVSLDNETVWLSLDQMATLFDRDKSVISRHIRNVFNEEELSRLSAVAKNATTASDGKVYQVDYYNLDVIISVGYRVKSMRGVQFRQWATQTLKQFLVQGYAINQKRLQEKGVEFSQAVALLSQTLTNQALISDEGKAVIGVVQDYARTWSLLQAYDEQNLAAISVQQPEMKPLVFEEVLTAISQLKQELIAKGEATELFGQLRSDGLASAIATIEQGFGGELFYPNIASRAAHLLYFVIKNHPLADGNKRTGSFLFLWYLHQNQALLAKPVNELINDNTLVALALLVAESLPEQKELMIRLVEHFIWG, encoded by the coding sequence ATGAATAACCAAATTCAACTTTATACGTCCGCAGACGGCAAAATTTCCTTACAGGTTTCATTGGATAATGAAACGGTATGGCTCAGTTTAGATCAAATGGCAACGCTATTTGATCGGGATAAATCCGTAATTTCTCGTCATATTCGTAATGTATTTAATGAAGAGGAATTATCAAGACTGTCAGCTGTTGCAAAAAATGCAACAACTGCATCTGATGGAAAGGTTTATCAAGTAGATTACTACAATCTCGATGTCATTATTTCTGTCGGTTACCGTGTAAAATCAATGCGTGGTGTGCAATTCCGCCAATGGGCAACTCAAACCTTGAAACAGTTTTTGGTGCAAGGTTATGCGATTAACCAAAAACGCTTGCAGGAAAAAGGAGTGGAGTTTAGTCAAGCAGTGGCGTTATTAAGTCAAACGCTGACCAATCAAGCCTTGATTAGCGATGAGGGCAAGGCGGTTATTGGTGTCGTGCAGGATTACGCAAGAACGTGGAGCTTGTTGCAGGCTTATGATGAACAAAATTTAGCGGCGATTTCGGTGCAACAGCCCGAAATGAAACCGCTGGTGTTTGAAGAGGTATTGACTGCCATTTCACAATTAAAACAAGAGTTGATTGCCAAAGGCGAAGCGACCGAGCTATTTGGACAGCTGCGAAGTGATGGCTTGGCATCAGCGATTGCGACCATTGAACAAGGCTTTGGCGGAGAATTGTTTTATCCGAACATTGCCAGTAGAGCAGCACATTTATTGTATTTTGTCATCAAAAATCACCCGCTTGCAGACGGCAATAAACGCACGGGATCGTTCCTGTTTTTATGGTATTTGCACCAAAATCAAGCCTTGCTTGCCAAACCAGTTAATGAATTGATTAACGATAACACTTTGGTTGCCCTTGCCTTGTTGGTAGCAGAAAGCTTGCCTGAACAAAAAGAGCTGATGATCCGTTTGGTGGAGCATTTTATTTGGGGCTAA
- the gltD_1 gene encoding putative glutamate synthase (NADPH) small subunit has protein sequence MGRGNVYQFIDLQRVDPPKIPLNVRKTEFVEIYNLFTDEQAKAQADRCLECGNPYCQNRCPLHNNIPNWLRLANEGRIVEAAELAHTTNSLPEVCGRVCPQDRLCEGSCTLNAEFGAVTIGNVEKYITEKAFELGWRPQVKGLKTGKKVAIVGAGPAGLGCADVLIRNGVEVTVYERQQEIGGLLTFGIPAFKLEKSVMSRRREIFTEMGVEFKLGVEIGKDLTLDGLVAQYDAVFLAVGTYQGMKAHIPNEDAHGVYSALPFLIGNTQHLLGLNAPDFVSMEGKKVVVLGGGDTAMDCVRTSVRQGAAEVTCVYRRDAANMPGSKKEYTNAKEEGVLFQFNAQPVAVEKDGKGNVIGLKIVKTQLGAPDSQGRRQAEVIEGSEETLACDAIIVAFGFAPHAMPWLQSVGVNMDSRGRIQAAGELKQQTANPKIFAGGDITRGSDLVVTAIAEGRDAAQSILEYLAI, from the coding sequence ATGGGTCGTGGAAACGTCTATCAATTTATCGATTTACAGCGAGTAGATCCGCCAAAAATCCCGTTAAATGTTCGTAAAACCGAATTTGTTGAAATTTATAATCTGTTTACTGACGAACAAGCCAAAGCGCAAGCAGACCGTTGTTTGGAATGCGGTAACCCTTATTGCCAAAACCGTTGTCCGTTACACAATAATATTCCGAATTGGTTACGCTTAGCCAATGAAGGACGCATTGTGGAAGCCGCTGAACTGGCACACACCACAAATAGTTTGCCAGAAGTGTGCGGACGCGTTTGTCCGCAAGATCGCTTATGTGAAGGATCTTGCACGCTGAATGCGGAATTTGGTGCCGTGACCATTGGTAACGTAGAAAAATACATTACCGAAAAAGCTTTTGAATTAGGCTGGCGACCGCAAGTCAAAGGGCTAAAAACAGGGAAAAAAGTCGCGATTGTGGGGGCAGGACCTGCAGGATTAGGTTGTGCCGATGTGTTAATCCGCAATGGGGTAGAAGTGACTGTTTATGAACGTCAACAAGAAATTGGCGGTTTACTCACTTTCGGTATTCCCGCATTCAAATTAGAAAAATCCGTGATGAGCCGCCGCCGTGAAATTTTTACCGAAATGGGCGTAGAGTTCAAATTAGGTGTGGAAATCGGTAAAGATCTCACCCTGGATGGCTTAGTAGCACAATATGACGCTGTGTTTTTAGCGGTGGGGACATATCAAGGGATGAAAGCTCATATTCCAAATGAAGACGCGCACGGTGTTTATTCCGCGTTGCCTTTCTTAATTGGTAATACGCAACATTTATTAGGGCTTAATGCTCCTGATTTTGTCTCAATGGAAGGCAAAAAAGTAGTGGTGTTAGGCGGTGGCGATACCGCGATGGACTGCGTGCGTACTTCTGTTCGTCAAGGCGCTGCGGAAGTCACTTGTGTCTATCGCCGCGATGCTGCCAATATGCCAGGCTCGAAAAAAGAGTATACCAACGCCAAAGAAGAAGGTGTTTTATTCCAATTTAATGCGCAACCTGTTGCGGTGGAAAAAGACGGTAAAGGCAATGTGATTGGATTGAAAATAGTGAAAACGCAATTAGGTGCGCCGGACAGTCAGGGACGCCGTCAAGCGGAAGTCATTGAAGGCAGCGAAGAAACCTTAGCTTGCGATGCGATTATTGTAGCTTTCGGTTTCGCACCTCATGCTATGCCTTGGTTGCAATCAGTGGGCGTCAATATGGATAGCCGTGGACGTATTCAGGCAGCAGGCGAACTCAAACAACAAACTGCTAACCCGAAAATCTTTGCAGGTGGTGATATTACGCGTGGCTCAGATTTAGTGGTGACAGCCATTGCAGAAGGGCGAGATGCCGCACAAAGTATTTTAGAATATTTAGCTATTTAG